A window of the Bufo gargarizans isolate SCDJY-AF-19 chromosome 1, ASM1485885v1, whole genome shotgun sequence genome harbors these coding sequences:
- the LOC122944726 gene encoding prothymosin alpha-like, whose amino-acid sequence MADTAVDTTTEVPVTKDLKEKKEVVVVEEPEKAEKNGSGDAPANGTEENGADHSEENTEDPEEEEDEAEGEGDEEEEEGEGEETEADGHPVKRAAEDEEKTETKKQKTENGDSTEVKESA is encoded by the coding sequence ATGGCCGATACCGCTGTCGATACCACCACCGAGGTGCCAGTGACCAAGGATCTCAAAGAAAAgaaagaagtagtagtagtagaggaACCGGAGAAGGCAGAAAAAAATGGCAGCGGCGACGCTCCAGCCAATGGAACGGAAGAGAACGGTGCAGATCACAGCGAGGAAAACACAGAGGACCCTGAAGAGGAAGAAGATGAAGCCGAGGGAGAAGgagatgaagaagaggaggaaggtgAAGGAGAAGAGACAGAGGCAGATGGTCATCCTGTAAAACGCgcggcagaggatgaggagaaaACCGAAACTAAAAAACAgaagacagaaaatggagattccACAGAAGTTAAAGAGTCTGCTTAA